A window of the Besnoitia besnoiti strain Bb-Ger1 chromosome VI, whole genome shotgun sequence genome harbors these coding sequences:
- a CDS encoding hypothetical protein (encoded by transcript BESB_069230), which produces MAALQHDAPVLSAGTTRSLLRNTGTRFVSVSGGPSHDHVNGTLSSIARGTADSRGTPEGPLLQDAYDQSSVPMGPNGTFVVGMLVRCEECGKKFINSFYLEKHKNKRHRGNTRRETMDVTPPDTVVWQEKDPREPAVRSDVRLGSSEHFFGAPGQTADTATLKPMSFARQSRLASASRVTPRVLSRQLSATRFQKPFFESAEPVVLPDVGDSSQQLKAEMQKEMHEVVKTFHTMLKDELRGLQSQLANIETFSEEVQSHDNDEDEDSGKSTQPAEQAPTPRPSSAPSLPAPAAPTPPPNVRPCPGSPGTSGTEGSEESKALRQAVHALLTFSHREFLVRSQLADVVKHNSKPPPEEIERQLGLSPATISSQLTKSFLTAGFQHYQRSGMTTGNAPQNFEPINCPPALSCADGSCCYHLHKEVPPRRFSLMPKLFRFRDRMRNSAPVNIKFPSSVLANTNFCNRIPPSLPLPVAVGGGVRGGGPYGYCRESADLPQVPPAYSAAMPPCRPDAAQGEAASGYTYTVEEHPSHPYGGGFGPAASSRPLLEIRPYQVSAGPRAQGPSAQQGDGVGNPDHGNVVRLEPESEKRCSHIIQNRASPPSGGASAPLGAAFDAGLTGDGFRSRSRPKSIAESNPAQPGSVGDPPGGELSVKEAYLREPQRALSPLDARGSLASKSAWPAPSSWVSSNAFLPCGADSRRPETHASFFDTATDRPADPPGASRPQPAAAWECMVDASETATAAHDAFANAAQHSSTINGDGWQKSGSGADRRQGSGPWQYMVQDD; this is translated from the exons ATGGCGGCCCTGCAGCATGATGCTCCAgtcctctctgcaggcacAACACGCTCGCTGCTCCGCAACACAGGAACGCGCTTCGTGTCTGTCTCCGGTGGACCCAGCCACGACCATGTGAACGGGACGCTGTCGTCGATCGCGCGGGGCACGGCGGACAGCAGGGGGACGCCAGAAGGCCCCCTGCTTCAGGATGCGTACGATCAGTCAAGTGTACCAATGGGGCCCAATGGAACATTTGTTGTGGGCATGCTAGTCCGGTGTGAAGAGTGCGGTAAAAAGTTCATCAACTCTTTCTACCTGGAGAAACACAAGAACAAACGCCATCGGGGAAAtacgcggagagagacaatGGATGTCACGCCTCCCGACACCGTGGTTTGGCAGGAGAAAGACCCGCGAGAACCTGCTGTCCGATCAGATGTGCGACTAGGCAGTTCGGAGCACTTCTTTGGCGCCCCAGGGCAAACCGCTGATACGGCAACACTAAAGCCCATGTCCTTTGCTCGGCAGTCAAGATTGGCATCTGCTAGTCGCGTGACACCGCGAGTCCTGAGTCGCCAATTGAGCGCCACTCGGTTCCAAAAACCCTTTTTCGAATCGGCTGAACCAGTGGTGCTCCCCGATGTGGGGGACTCCAGCCAGCAATTGAAGGCGGAAATGCAGAAAGAAATGCACGAAGTCGTTAAG ACGTTCCATACAATGCTGAAGGATGAACTAAGAGGACTGCAATCCCAGCTTGCCAATATTGAG ACGTTCAGTGAGGAGGTTCAATCGCATGATAATGATGAAGATGAAG ACTCAGGCAAGTCGACGCAGCCGGCGGAACAAGCGCCGACCCCCCGTCCCAGCAGCGCTCCAAGTTTGCCGGCACCGGCTGCTCCTACTCCTCCCCCCAACGTTCGACCCTGCCCAGGAAGTCCTGGAACATCAGGAACAGAGGGATCGGAGGAGTCGAAAGCACTACGGCAAGCGGTTCACGCGCTTCTCACGTTCTCACACCG GGAGTTCCTCGTTCGCTCGCAGTTGGCAGATGTGGTGAAGCACAATTCGAAACCTCCACCCGAGGAAATTGAGCGGCAGCTGGGATTATCACCCGCCACGATTTCTTCGCAGCTCACAAAGAGCTTCTTAACAGCAGGCTTTCAGCACTACCAGCGGTCCGGAATGACAACAGGCAACGCGCCTCAAAACTTCGAACCCATCAATTGCCCGCCAGCCCTATCTTGTGCCGACGGCAGCTGTTGCTACCATTTGCACAAGGAagttcctccgcggcggttCTCACTGATGCCCAAACTGTTCCGCTTCCGCGACCGCATGCGAAACAGTGCCCCTGTCAACATCAAGTTTCCCTCTTCTGTCCTCGCCAACACCAACTTCTGCAACAGAATCCCACCATCGCTGCCGCTACCAGTGGCCGTCGGAGGCGGGgttcgcggaggaggccccTACGGATACTGTCGAGAGAGCGCCGACCTGCCGCAGGTGCCGCCTGCCTACTCCGCAGCCATGCCGCCCTGCCGGCCAGATGCAGCCCAGGGCGAAGCGGCTTCAGGGTATACATACACCGTTGAGGAGCATCCGTCCCACCCGTATGGCGGGGGTTTCGGTCCCGCGGCATCTTCGCGGCCCCTGCTGGAGATTCGCCCGTACCAGGTCAGCGCCGGTCCGAGGGCACAAGGGCCTTCGGCTCAGCAGGGGGACGGCGTGGGAAACCCAGACCACGGGAATGTGGTTCGATTGGAGCctgagagcgagaagcggtGTTCGCATATCATCCAGAAccgtgcctcgcctccgagCGGGGGCGCCTCGGCTCCCCTTGGGGCTGCCTTTGACGCTGGACTGACCGGCGACGGCTTTCGCAGCCGCAGTCGGCCCAAATCGATCGCGGAATCGAATCCTGCACAGCCCGGGTCCGTCGGCGACCCACCAGGCGGCGAGCTCTCAGTGAAAGAAGCTTACTTgcgggagccgcagcgcgcgctctcgcccctcgatgcgcgcggctctctagCCAGCAAAAGCGCCTGGCCCGCGCCAAGTAGTTGGGTGTCGTCGAATGCCTTCCTTCCCTGTGGCGCTGACTCCAGAAGGCCGGAGACGCACGCCAGCTTTTTCGACACTGCTACAGACAGACCAGCGGATCCGCCGGGCGCTAGTCGCCCTcagccggccgccgcctgggAGTGTATGGTGGATGCCTCGGAAACCGCCACTGCTGCCCATGACGCGTTTGCAAACGCAGCACAGCACTCAAGCACGATAAACGGAGACGGTTGGCAGAAGAGCGGATCTGGAGCAGACCGGAGACAAGGAAGTGGCCCCTGGCAATACATGGTCCAAGACGACTGA
- a CDS encoding adenylate and guanylate cyclase catalytic domain-containing protein (encoded by transcript BESB_069240) has product MLSKQDQYQEQLSEEDNDGIPVDTKDPQLRRLQEFMDSPLMLCCTAVFTFFCLFGEDIRVCFFGKPADSFFYVLFLVCLLYFVFEFILFSIIQDGYRWGFFFWLDLAATISLILDIKWISSALSSWSLDWMDGYDTHSSILDSNTTGVIGMVRLIRLIRLMKLYKMTTARSETDQEDRLKEEARTALNAKQAALKRVEASRLGKQLSDMITRIVILGILLVLIFLPLIKTSIVIDNSRWLGLRNLYWVGEDVCGRGPDNAKLPCLVAENGVIAWKWQILQYAGVSKAKPESKLLWLYVPSYPDGGKLRDIESVSLEVDGQVLTWKQTIECAGIYNPNCPWRDDEQDLVTYEERDTRAYAKFLKRQERQEEAILNMFLTLFVIVVLCVLIFVFARDTQRLVVAPIEKMVNIVKQLADDPLRQPSIEAREEENLEKQKAANQLETSMLETTILKIGGLLQVGFGEAGASIIGRNMRSGDGDLNIMIPGEKVQAIFGFCDIRSFTEITECLQEDVMVFINTVGGIVHNCCHLWNGAANQNVGDAFLFTWKLGAAFEVDRIKDNHEAVESGEMANKALVAFVKTIIEMRRDSDLIAFERDPRMSSRFGVGYRLKLGYGLHVGWAIEGAIGSDFKIDASYLSPHVTLTQRIQEATKVYQTPILLSESLYFMLSVKSKSRIRKVDVVKSDEKQMQHIGLYCFDINDQIPRAPADPQRVLGDVVKPDDVLEIPTEHLRGPGVEYMFVVDADIITLQEGFSDQLYAEYRAAFCKYVEGEWGEASEGFKRCLEILPGDGPSTALLDFMKTTDFKAPENWKGYRVLSILKKC; this is encoded by the exons ATGTTGTCAAAGCAAGATCAGTATCAGGAGCAGCTATCAGAGGAAGATAATGACGGGATTCCCGTTGACACCAAGGATCCacagctgcggaggctgcaAGAGTTCATGGACAGTCCATTGATGCTCTGTTGCACAGCAGTTTTCACTTTCTTTTGCTTGTTCGGCGAGGACATCAGGGTATGCTTCTTTGGCAAGCCCGCCGACAGCTTCTTCTACGTTCTCTTCCTCGTTTGTCTCCTCTACTTCGTATTTGAATTCATACTCTTCTCGATCATTCAAGATGGCTACCGCTGGGGCTTCTTCTTTTGGCTCGACCTCGCCGCCACCATCAGCCTCATTCTCGATATCAAGTGGATATCCAGCGCTCTCAGCAGCTGGAGTCTTGACTGGATGGACGGCTACGACACCCACAGCTCTATCCTAG ATTCCAACACAACTGGCGTGATTGGCATGGTTCGTCTGATCCGTCTTATTCGGCTAATGAAGCTGTACAAGATGACaaccgcgcgcagcgagaccgACCAAGAAGACAGACTGAAAGAAGAAGCAAGAACTGCTCTGAACGCCAAAcaggcggcgctgaagcgcgTGGAAGCCAGTCGCCTGGGGAAGCAACTCTCAGACATGATCACGAGGATAGTTATCCTGGGCATTCTCCTCGTGCTCATTTTCCTGCCGCTGATCAAAACGTCGATTGTAATTGACAACTCCAG ATGGCTTGGCCTCAGAAACCTGTACTGGGTCGGCGAAGACGTCTGCGGTCGCGGCCCAGACAACGCGAAGCTCCCGTGTCTCGTTGCAGAG AATGGAGTCATCGCCTGGAAGTGGCAAATTCTCCAGTACGCAGGCGtctcgaaggcgaagccAGAGTCAAAACTGCTGTGGCTCTACGTGCCGAGCTACCCTGACGGCGGGAAGCTGCGAGACATCGAGAGCGTGTCGTTGGAAGTCGACGGGCAAGTGCTGACGTGGAAGCAGACGATTGAGTGCGCCG GTATCTATAACCCGAACTGCCCTTGGAGAGACGATGAACAAGACCTGGTCACCTACGAGGAGCGTGATACACGCGCGTACGCCAAGTTCCTCAAGCgacaggagagacaggaagaGGCAATCCTCAACATGTTTCTGACTCTCTTCGTGATCGTTGTTCTCTGCGTCTTGATCTTTGTGTTCGCCCGCGACACGCAG cgcctcgtcgtaGCTCCAATCGAGAAAATGGTGAATATCGTGAAGCAACTAGCAGACGACCCCCTTCGGCAACCAAGTatcgaggcgcgggaggaggaaAACCTGGAGAAACAAAAAGCTGCAAATCAGCTCGAGACCTCAATGCTGGAGACAACTATCTTGAAGATTGGAGGACTCCTGCAA GTGGGATTCGGCGAGGCTGGCGCAAGCATCATTGGACGAAATATgaggagcggcgacggcgacctcAACATTATGATACCGGGCGAGAAAGTCCAGGCCATCTTTGGTTTCTGCGACATCCGCTCCTTCACAGAGATCACCGAATGCCTCCAG GAAGACGTGATGGTCTTCATCAATACAGTTGGGGGCATCGTGCACAACTGCTGTCACCTGTGGAACGGCGCCGCCAATCAGAATGTCGGAGACGCCTTCCTGTTCACGTGGAAGCTTGGCGCCGCGTTCGAGGTCGACCGCATTAAG GACAACCATGAGGCCGTGGAGTCCGGAGAAATGGCGAACAaggcgctcgtcgccttTGTGAAGACAATCATAGAAATGCGGCGAGACTCCGACCTGATCGCCTTTGAGCGCGATCCACGGATGTCGTCGAGATTCGGAGTCGGCTACCGCCTCAAGCTTGGCTACGGACTTCACGTGGGCTGGGCGATCGAGGGCGCCATTGGATCTGACTTCAAGATCGACGCCTCCTACTTATCTCCACATGTCACTCTCACTCAAAGAATACAG GAAGCAACCAAGGTGTATCAGACGCCGATCCTGCTGTCCGAATCTCTCTACTTCATGTTGTCAGTCAAG TCCAAAAGCCGCATTCGGAAAGTGGATGTTGTAAAATCAGACGAGAAACAAATGCAGCACATCGGCCTCTACTGCTTTGACATCAACGACCAGATCCCCCGGGCGCCGGCAGATCCACAGAGAGTCCTCGGAGATGTGGTCAAGCCTGAT GATGTTCTGGAGATACCGACGGAGCATTTGCGTGGACCCGGGGTGGAGTATATGTTCGTTGTGGATGCGGATATCATTACGCTCCAAGAGGGGTTCTCTGACCAGCTCTACGCTGAGTACAGAGCCGCCTTCTGCAAATACGTCGAGGGGGAGTGGGGCGAAGCGTCGGAAGGATTCAAAAG GTGCCTTGAGATTCTACCTGGAGATGGACCCTCTACTGCGTTGCTCGACTTCATGAAGACGACGGATTTCAAAGCCCCCGAAAACTGGAAAGGCTATCGGGTTCTGTCAATACTCAAGAAGTGCTGA
- a CDS encoding hypothetical protein (encoded by transcript BESB_069250), with the protein MVNRMGALVRTQWTMENKVTHGCDTLASFVVRRRSSGGSPEEQPVEVTAVINRLFPQAVSVPLKSRITKVATVVKRRDFVGLTSYGSVLYKLESLNSAPETLLEAFPIVVGPTGVSGSFMKETVQAMNMIRAATSGQSGYGIPLDLMMLKKASGIWCPRRYSDPAIIPNVFMRRLLMKTLREVLMDMAVEAATETPGRGPLHEARLCLTRQVKEAKMVSLNTRAARGRISIDTVFVSSNGAVHVQAQFPSEPAPALSVGAATAADQRPPQASTGALRDSNEDVDAAADTALTSEVTFAIVLAQIWCPSRQFDEVAQEVLSYHQSKRELSNEFFEKCAAVPDIVRGVIAEAAL; encoded by the coding sequence ATGGTGAACAGGATGGGTGCCTTGGTCCGGACACAGTGGACAATGGAAAACAAGGTTACGCATGGATGCGACACTTTAGCGTCTTTCGttgtgcgccgccgctcgagtGGCGGGTCGCCGGAAGAGCAGCCTGTAGAGGTTACAGCCGTTATCAACAGGTTGTTTCCTCAAGCAGTCAGCGTACCCTTGAAATCTAGAATCACTAAAGTTGCCACTGTTGTGAAAAGACGCGACTTTGTGGGTCTCACCTCGTATGGAAGTGTACTGTATAAACTCGAGAGTCTTAACAGTGCGCCTGAGACCCTCCTTGAGGCCTTCCCCATTGTCGTTGGGCCGACGGGTGTGAGCGGCTCATTCATGAAGGAAACAGTGCAAGCGATGAATATGATCAGAGCTGCGACATCAGGACAATCAGGTTATGGAATTCCCTTAGATTTGATGATGCTGAAAAAAGCCAGTGGCATCTGGTGCCCGAGAAGATACTCAGATCCTGCCATTATTCCCAATGTATTCATGCGTCGGCTTCTAATGAAAACGCTCCGAGAAGTTCTGATGGATATGGCGGTGGAAGCGGCTACCGAAACTCCCGGGCGGGGACCTTTGCATgaggcgcggctctgccTGACAAGGCAGGTGAAAGAGGCAAAAATGGTGTCGCTCAACACGCGAGCTGCACGTGGACGCATTAGCATCGACACGGTGTTTGTCAGCAGCAACGGTGCAGTTCATGTGCAGGCGCAGTTTCCTTCTGAGCCTGCCCCTGCACTTTCCGTCGGTGCCGCTACCGCTGCTGACCAGCGTCCACCTCAGGCCAGCACCGGGGCACTGAGAGACAGTAACGAAGACGTGGATGCGGCAGCGGATACTGCTTTGACGAGCGAGGTTACCTTCGCCATCGTGCTCGCTCAGATATGGTGCCCAAGCCGTCAGTTTGACGAGGTAGCGCAAGAGGTACTGTCATATCATCAGTCAAAGCGCGAACTGTCAAACGAGTTTTTTGAGAAGTGTGCGGCAGTCCCCGATATTGTCCGTGGTGTCATCGCCGAGGCTGCTTTGTGA
- a CDS encoding hypothetical protein (encoded by transcript BESB_069260) produces MAGRTDLETELSAGGPHANSIVSVEAVRDRSLSEPVLASPDENTEPGGLIPTPALSQEASGARRALKNAGSYLLKPFRHAGRFLREAGRLFHRRILAAPSRALWRRRLTTTINQLAAQMRLKWKPKLDVESTCVSVAPYLRQIYSTSSLQEGQSPERSILVKTLLPQGRNVHFMSLVSKDAIAAQRKDFASFSPYGSVLFTLKDQSGSPITLLEAFPILTSSPQASATEKQEITQAMEMIKTAALSSETGVLVDLLRLKNVSGVWCPRGSVGAGFLPNVFMRRLPFTTLREVLNNMATDSADGETRLYQLRVCLTNQVYRVKSETLKNFPRHGSISVDTLLVTADGSVHLPPPQTLATLAVPSSAVTGSEATTRMKSAGSFSPEEEDLSTSETETPLSDDVLFAIVFAQIWCSASSLDPVAQEIRIHHRLQRELPEEFFSACPAMPDGVKILVIEGAF; encoded by the coding sequence ATGGCGGGCAGAACGGACTTGGAAACAGAGTTGAGCGCTGGTGGTCCACATGCGAATTCGATCGTGTCTGTCGAGGCCGTTAGAGATCGGTCACTCTCAGAGCCAGTTCTGGCCTCACCTGATGAGAATACTGAGCCTGGGGGGTTGATTCCGACTCCGGCATTGTCTCaggaagcgagcggcgctcggcgggcGCTCAAGAACGCTGGTTCGTACCTCCTAAAACCGTTTCGTCATGCAGGCCGTTTTCTTCGGGAAGCTGGTCGCTTATTTCATCGCAGGATACTGGCGGCCCCCTCGCGCGCTTTGTGGAGAAGGCGTCTGACCACGACGATCAACCAGCTGGCCGCGCAGATGCGTTTGAAATGGAAACCCAAACTGGATGTGGAAAGCACGTGCGTCTCGGTGGCCCCCTACCTGAGGCAGATTTATTCTACTTCCTCCTTGCAAGAGGGTCAGTCTCCAGAGCGCTCGATACTGGTCAAGACACTGCTCCCACAGGGGCGGAATGTTCACTTCATGTCGCTCGTGTCTAAAGATGCGATTGCTGCGCAGAGAAAGGATTTTGCAAGCTTCTCCCCCTATGGAAGCGTCTTATTCACACTTAAGGATCAAAGCGGATCCCCGATAACTCTGCTGGAAGCCTTCCCCATTCTAACAAGTTCACCCCAAGCGAGCGCCACGGAGAAACAGGAGATTACGCAGGCGATGGAAATGATCAAAACTGCAGCTTTGTCTTCAGAAACTGGAGTGCTTGTAGATCTGCTGAGGCTGAAGAATGTCAGTGGCGTCTGGTGCCCCCGCGGCAGCGTTGGTGCAGGTTTTCTTCCGAACGTATTCATGCGTCGGCTTCCTTTTACGACGCTCCGAGAAGTGCTTAACAACATGGCGACTGATTCAGCAGATGGAGAGACGCGTCTCTACCAGCTGCGTGTCTGCTTGACAAACCAGGTCTACAGGGTAAAGTCGGAAACTCTCAAAAATTTCCCACGACATGGAAGTATTAGCGTTGACACTTTGCTGGTCACCGCAGACGGCTCAGTTCACCTGCCACCTCCGCAAACTCTCGCAACGCTAGCTGTCCCGTCTTCGGCCGTTACCGGTTCGGAAGCGACTACCCGGATGAAGTCTGCTGGCTCCTTCAGtccagaagaagaagattTGTCAACGTCTGAGACGGAAACTCCTCTAAGTGACGACGTCTTGTTCGCCATCGTCTTCGCTCAGATATGGTGTTCAGCAAGCAGCCTCGACCCGGTGGCGCAGGAAATACGCATACACCACCGACTTCAGCGTGAGCTTCCAGAAGAATTTTTCTCAGCATGTCCAGCAATGCCTGATGGTGTAAAAATTTTGGTTATCGAAGGGGCATTCTGA
- a CDS encoding ACR, YggU family COG1872 domain-containing protein (encoded by transcript BESB_069270) produces the protein MRVRTLICAFLAPLPRLSPPGTSFFSLGGEQVFPLLHARRQLSRGIAMPPVSSSTGRPAPAKNKSEGANKAGRKDEKGASSSQPELPRFMRIVDGGMTIAVHAKPGAKQSQIPAVSEQAEQLDIQINAPAREGAANEELCDFIADTLKLKKRDVTLQSGHKSREKVLLIQTTRSPAELLETLKQHSEEAS, from the exons ATGAGAGTCAGAACACTCATCTgtgccttcctcgctccccttcctcgtctgtcgcctccgggtacctctttcttctccttggGGGGAGAGCAAGTTTTTCCTTTGCTTCACGCACGCAGACAGCTCAGCCGCGGGATAGCCATGCCGCCGGTAAGCTC ATCCACCGGAAGAcccgcgccagcgaagaaTAAATCAGAGGGAGCAAACAAAGCAGGGAGGAAGGACGAGAAGGGCGCGTCCAGCAGTCAGCCTGAGCTTCCGCGGTTCATGAGAATTGTTGACGGCGGCATGACGATCGCTGTGCATGCCAAACCGGGAGCCAAGCAGTCTCAAATCCCAG CGGTCAGCGAGCAAGCTGAACAATTGGATATCCAGATCAACGCTCCtgcccgcgaaggcgctgccaACGAAGAACTCTGCGATTTCATCGCGGACACGC TGAAGCTGAAGAAACGCGACGTGACGCTCCAGTCTGGGCACAAGTCCCGCGAGAAA GTTCTTCTCATtcagacgacgcgcagccccgcggagctcctcgagACGCTCAAACAGCACAGTGAAGAAGCGTCCTga